The genomic stretch CAAAGTTTACAGAAATTCAAGTGTCATCACCTTTAGAAACTTGCCAACACAAAGTTATTATGAAGATTAAAACCTCTTGCTCTGGGTTGAGTGAGGAACAACTTGCCAAATTGAGTGTTAATCTTTTGAATTGTCAGTCTGCAGTGGAGGgcagaaaaatatttccatgtaCTGAGGAAAtggtaaaatttcattatctttttacaataaattctttattttttatagcaatgtaaaaattggaaatttccaaaGCTTCAACTGTTTTCCACTTTTAATTCCAAGTATATAACTTCTATAAACTTTATTTTGTTAATGATATCATGGATTGAAGGGGACTGAATTCAAGTATACAAAATACCTAAATATACACCACTATCTGTGAAATTACATGTGGAAGGGTGGTATGAAGCATGTTCAGACTTGCATTTCCCCCACTTACAAAATACACAGACCACCACTAAGGTCTCCCTAGTTTCAAGCTTCATAATATAAAGTACAGTCCCTGTTTGTACATGAAACTAATCAGTTGAACTTTATGTAACAGTACTAAAAATTTAGTGTTTCTGTTATTTGTATatagtgaaattaaaaaaatacgtaatactatggaAATCTTTTTGTTCAAAATTTATAAAGTGAATACAATTGTACTTTTTGCAGTCGCTAAAACAATGTACCACAGATATGGATGCAGATATGTGGAATGCATATCATTTAATGAGTAACAGAGCCAGAGCAGTTTGTTATGCAGCTCGCAGTACTCAATTTCGTGCTCTTACAGAATTGACTGTGAACAAATTAATGCAAACTGCGCACACACAAATTAAGACACTGAGTTCATTAAAAGTGAGTGTATAAAATAGTGCATGAGCTCTGAACGTtaacattattttatcattgaatatttttttaggAAGGTCAAGATCGTCTAGAAGAACAGACTGTAGAAGCTCTATCGTCTTTGTCAGACGGTAATAAAGCGTTATTAGAACAGCAAAAGCGTTTAAAAGATGCACAAGCATCAGCTCATAATCTCGTGACAACAAATTTAAGAGAATTAAACAACGAAAAAGCTTTGATTCGATCTGGACACGCACAACTTGCGGCAATGGCAGACGATATCAGAAAGAAATTAggtaattatttaaatgaatcaaaatctaaaatatttgtGATTGATAACATTCAATTAATTCAATCTTTTATAGAAGAggcaaataaaaatttggaGCAACAAGCTATCGAACGTAGCGAAAACCATAAAGAAATACTAGAGGATTTATTAAACATTCAATTACAAGCACAATTGATCTGGGATAAAATAGAATCTAGTACAGATCGAATTTTCGCACAACATGAAGCAGCGCTTGTTCAATATGAACAAACTTTACAAAAATTAGGTCAAATTAATGACACTATTCAATATATTTGGAATATAACAAATACTATGCATACAGAGATAGATGAGAAGCTTAATTGGTTGACCAATTACATTGGTGATACTGGTAATTATAATTTTGGAAACAATGAATATTGTAgtataaaaaaaggaaacctCATTAAGAtagataattaaattttctaacttTTCAGGAGAACAAATGCATCGAATATATCGTATAAGCTTgcacattatttatttattatttgccaTGATAATTGCTGCATTCCTTCATGCACCACTGCTAACTAGAATCACTATTCTGGGACTTGTACCATTAAACTTAGTATCTTTCTTGAAGCATGGCATGGATGCTTGTTTGGACTTTGTATCAATGagtgtattaatatttttaatcacaaTGAGTATGTATTatacaagaaaaatatttatagagtcaatatacattttattttaatatttttatttcttagtgCATTTCCTAATGGTTGGAATTCAACGTTTATTTGgtgcaagaagaagagaaacCCGGTCAGATCCGATTCAAACCATCAACAGAAATAGTCATGTAAATAGTACCGCAGAATATGTTTCTTCTTCTTACATTACTCTATCACGTCACCTTTCAATATCTTTCTACACAAATTTGAAGAGGAGTACACGGAAAATTTATAGTTTTGTCCGTTACCAAATAAACCGATCTATCCGTAAGTTCAAAAGtgatatatatcatattttctttattaaaataattaattgcaattttcAGAAAAGTTTAGTTCACTGATACAAGCAATAACTTCGTGGAGTAAGCAAAGATTAATACCACGCGAGGAATTAACCTGTTCGTATACTTCCTCCAGGAGAAATCGCGAAGATCTTGTTTATAATTACGAGCAAGAGCATCCAAGTATGTCCGAAGATAATACATACTTTGAACATTCAAATTTAACGAATGAAAGCAACGGAAGTATCGATAACCCTGATCTTCTACTCGATGCCAATGATCTAAGACGAAGGTTAAACAGAATTGAAAATTCTGCCAGCAGGTCTTCTTATTCTCGTCAACAATCACCCTCCAGAAGGTATCTGAGATTCAAAAATACTaacaaaaatactaaaaaatactAACAAATTTCGTCAATGAAATGATTCTTTTTGGTTTTAGTAtttcttcaacatcatcgaaagtGATATGTAATGGCATAACGCTAAGCGGCAGAAGGTGTCGGTCATATGCAATAGGTGGTCCTTATTGCAGCAAACATTCCTTTTGACACTCAATGGATGActgataaattttttaacataatGTTAGGTTAATTTGTTACATTAAGTTAATTAGAATTACTTCTATCGAGAATTGAACCGTTTGTATTACTGttaatcaattaaattaaataattagatataaaattattttatcagtTAGACAATTTCTTGAACTTCATAAATGTCCGTAATTTTAACATCGATATAATAGTGCCTTTGAAGCATTGTCTTCTACATTCTCAACATGACAAATATTGTAGTttataaagaaaacaaaattgtacATAATAGGATGCTATACACTTTATATTATAGTTGTTTATAAGAAGCatgtattttgtattaaatataattgtaatttatttttataaactcTTTTATTGTAAAATCAACATTAATAAAACAGTAAGAATCTATTTgcagttttatttaaaaatatcaacaaatgtacgtatgtatactaattaaatgaaaatatttcataaatagcAAAGAAAGCAATATTTTTCAGTCACAAACTGCCATATTGTATTGCGTGCAAACTGCATTGGTTGTCAATTCCAAAAACTTCGAACTTTTATCAAAACCAATCTCGGTTACTAAATTATGCAAATTGCAGTAATTTGTGCCATAATCGAAAATCCTGAACCATTCATTTGACACGGATTCTCCCttcaataataaaaagaaataatttaaaaaattataattcatgagttaaaaaattaaatataccgTTGCTACGCAAGTTTTgttaatttcatcaaaatcaATTTTGATGGTTTCCGTAATCTTCAAATTTGGAGCAAGATGAATAGCTTTAATTATGTTACTCTCACTTGGTTTTGGTTCCTTGAGCTACAAAACCAAAGTTAGacattatatattttgaaataaaaaattattaatatttaaataaaaattattttttactgtATATAGACATCTACCACCACGTGGGCCACAATTCACGCAGGACGACCAATTAAGTATCTGACTCCTAAATTTCTGCATAACATACTTGCATGGATCACCAAATttcctataataaaaaaagaaataaattatttcaaaatatgtttTTCGATATAAGGCCGATAAGAAAAGTCGCTAGAAAATAATGACAGAATTTTCCACGATTATCCACGGAACTAGGTAAGGTATATTTAATCCGAAATTGACTGTTTTATTCGTGAAAATTTTTATCGTCTTTTGGCAGCGTGGAAGTTCAAAGGGGAGCACCGAAATAACACGCGCGACGTTCTCATGGGCTTGAAAAGTGCGGCTCGTATATTTTTCAAGCGGTGTCGTCCagccaaagaaaaatatacgagCCTTACCATTGCTGGCTAATATTCAGTTGCTTTATGCACAAGATTACTTGCAGAGTAGACGTTatcataaaacaatttttccCAAGCTTTTTGGGTTATAGACAAAACATTTATGCTGCTTCATTTGATGCAGCAACACGTTTTCTTACAAAAATGAAGTATATAAAGGAGAGGATGTTGGTGATACATGAATGATATATTAATTCCTTTTTCTGGATGTTATTGACAATTGTATATTAGtagaaagtattaaaataaagaaaacttCATAAAAAGAGTAAATTTtactgaaatattaatataaacaaatttttattattattacttgcaAGCATATGTATAAAGAGTATATATGAAGAATTGAAATACCATTTTACAATACAAGAAGCATGCATAGGATAAGGGAACACGAGGCTGATCCAAACAATACAGAGGAAGCATATCAGGAACCCACAGACAGGGTAGACAAAGTATTTACATTTTGGAAAGACACATACATCTCTAACTATCACTGTTGTTGAATTGTCCTCCTCCTCTACTTTGATTTTACTTAAACctttaatttttaaagaaaaatttatctttaaagACGAAAATTAAAACTTAAAAGTTTCTTCTAAGAAtctttaaaatttctaaaattattaaactgaaaaattgcaattttaagATTAAAACAGATGAAGAGgaagatgaaaaaaatatatttgaagtgAGGAAGAAATATTGTGGAAATAAAAATGAGGCACATTTGAAGAGGACCATTTTGTTTCTTTGTCGTGCAGGCATTCTGCGAGTTCATGAACCTCTGTTCGTTATGCGTGTAAGGTGGTGATCGTCTCGACATTGACCTGAGCTCCATATATGATCTTTGCGACGTTCTGACCTTTTCCACGTTTTCTTTCGACCTGACCATCACAAATCGATCATCTTTCAgcagaaaaggggaaaaaacaATGAAATGACGGTCTCTGAAATCTGTCAGAGAAAATGATGATATACGACTGTCGCGTTACATTCTCCGACAATTTGACTACGTACCTTAAAATACgaaagaatatgaaaaattcttttgacatcaaaattctattttttttttcttttttttgagtTGTATAGAgttcataaaattttttattttttaataaattatttcttttatagaagcttgtagaatatattttttataaatatttaattatttttttaagataAACGATTATTACTGTAAAAATGTTGCGTGTTATCGTTACAACttcctttaattttaattctataattagtattttccttccatttccattaatagataaaataataaaataatttccattaataGATAATATAAGATAAAGAAAGCAAAATGTgattcgatatttcattttgatattaaaaGATCTGCATTAGGCCAATCTTAAATACTGCATTGATTTATAGTCGCCTTTAGGAAGATCACAGACTTCCCACGAGTGTAGATCGAatcattttttccatttttttttatccTGTCCGCTGACGCGTATTCGGTGTCCCTAATGAATACTATCTACCAAGATACGACCCATAAATGTACTTACTCGACCCGACTActgcttccttttttttcctcttgATTTTACTTCTTACATTCAGTGACCAACCTTGTTACAACTTTATCAAATATCTTCTTCATGCAACATTAAAATAGGCATATTAAAattctgaaatattaaattatgatataaattCTGCAATATCAAAATCGGAGaggttagaaaatatatttctggTAACTCTTTCTCAATTTCTAATTCTTTTCACTTTTCTTATTATAGTTACTTCTCTACTGAAAGGTTTCACTTTACGTTGGTTTCACTTTACTTTCCTCAAGTGTAAAAGAAGAAACACATTCAGAGAGACGTCCGACAATGTGACGTGCTTTGATGTTTCCTAACATCCGTACAAATGTATTTCTTTGAATCGAACGTCGTCGGGGATCCCGCTAGTTCCGATTCGAATTagtaaattaatcgaaaatagtGACTGGACGTCGACAAAAGTGAAACGGAAGAAAGTTGACGTGCAGACGAATGATCCAGTGACGTTGCGTCGCGTCGCCACTTATAAGgatctctaaaaaaaaaattctagtTAAGATGCTGCAAAAACATCAGAATTACTTTTTTCTAAATCTAATCATTCCTCttcctttaaattttctaataagtATATCTAACaaattcaattatatatatttttttaaataattctaggaacttaaatcttttatttaatatccTATCTACTTGTTATTGGATGGACAACAATTGCTCCGAATCAAATATAATCACTTtgcttttttaataattttaataaaaaaataaagttaacCATATTCTCTAAAAATAGTTTTAATGTCTTAaatcttatatttaatattttatccagttatttattcttactTAATTAGATATTTAGATGACGTTACGAAACTAAAACAGCTTTCTTACCTGAAAATAATCAGTCGATAAAACAGCGACTGGAGAAATGAATTATCAATATGGTACCACTTTTTCCTTCGAATAAAGATAAATACAAGGTGAAAAAAGTTATTCGTACGATCCTGAGCAAGGAGAAACGACAGATGAACGAGCCGTGGCTGGCTTGACTTATAGCTGATTGTTCGAGGGTAGAGAAGAGAAGCAGAAGAAAAGATAGCGACTTCTGCGAATGTGGGTCAGTAGAGAGGAATGAATGCGCACAGTGTTTTCCTGTTTACCGACTTACACCAACACTGTCACCATACAAGTGTATTGCAAATTGAACGTCCTTGATAAGTGCTTCTCTGGCAAAAAGTTCGCGCATGAGGTGGCTCTTTCAGTTCTGTAAATGAAAGGTTATTTCATCATCTATCTCGTAACACTATTACCAGCTATTGCCaataaaatgatgaaattatCAACGAATAATCAATTAACTAAGATCAATTACGGTATAATGCAATAAAGAAAAGtgaatgaagaagaagaaatttggTGATAGTGCCATGCACAGTTTTCAGAAAGCTCTTATAAAAGTGTAAAAAGAAGATCAAGGGGAGACAAGTGAGGAGACTCGTGTGAACCGGATCTTATAGTGGTGGCAGCTGTCGAGGGAACACGTCGACAACTTCTCTCCTCTCACACAGTAAGCTTGCATAAAAAGAAGCTCACTGGAGGTTAGGTAAGTAAAATAGAAACCAATGGAATCTTTATCACGACATCTGCAGTTAGATACCGTATTAAAACTATGTTACAATTTATAACCTaaactttattttaataacaCATACATTAGTTTTAATGTGacataaatgtttataaaaaattttgggataaattgatgaaaaatgaatttaaaaagaaggaaatggaTATGCTTTTGCTTTGATGTGGCCGATGAAGCAAAATCGAGGCAGAAGATAGAAAAAGGAGGTCTTTACCGAGAAATGTATAATTCGAACCGCCTGTCGGCAACTAATTTCCTGTTTGGGAGGCGGGACTGGAAAGTCGGAACGATTTTCTAACAAAGATCTGACCGACTACTTCCATTGCATGATCGAAATCCActttcaatattaataaaaaggGAACTTCACctcagaaataaattttttaagataCTCTTAAAAAACATAATTTAGATAGAATTATACGATTTTCAGTAAAATAATGATTGTTAGGTccttcttttcaattttcttaaaaaaaaagaaaatttaaaaaacttcaTTGCCCATTTTGGATGATCACTTCACACTCGTTTCTTTCGAAAAGCGGCAGCAACCTTTTTTTAACCAAGGAAACAGCTGTCCAACATGAATAACGGTTTTTTCAAGCGATAGCGTAATGGGTCCATTTCTCTATTAAAACCGAAGGACCGATTTTGTCACCTCTTCGATTCCCTAGATACTTTGTCGTCAACATCTGCACAGGAAAGGATTTTAGAGCTTCGTCCAATAGAGAAGACAACTAAAAAattccacttttttttttactacaagacatttcacatattttttcttaatttaaaattcatgaaTGTAGCTTAATGTAAAAGaagaaatgttaattttaaatgatttctTCTGTAAATGAGGGAACTGTTCCTTCTTCGATGTAACAGTATTTTTACCCTATTTAAAGATAAAGAGACTGAAACGATAAGTGTCAGATGAAAAGTCGTAGGAGATCAAAGTAAAAATTGGTTTGAGGTTTTTCGCAAGGAAAATTTCATGTGCCGACCAAAGAGATATTTCCGGGGTGAAAAACAACACAGAAGAAGGAGAATAAATTCCACGGGTCTCTTATCTATGTCTTCTTTTCGTTCAGCCCTATTTTCAACCCGGCTCTCCACTATTTgcgcatataaatattttacgagGGCCAGGAAAAAACTCTATTTTCGTGCAGGCAAGCCCTATCGCCACCGTTCATAAGGAGAGATTTACGGCGAACGGAAAGCGATTATTATCTTCAGCGCAGTTTCCACTCTTTCGACAATAAAAGGTATTTTTACCATTCGAAAACAATTTCTTCCAATATTTTTCATCCTGAAAtgttcttaaataaaatttgctcCTGAATACAAGATGTATGaattaaaaactaatttatACTTCTCTGTATGAAGATGCAGGCATGTTTGAATGAGTATTAATTCAAGAATGATATTGAAGAAATTATAAGTACGCGTCTTTctggaaataaaagaagatatGATTAATCTATGGTAGTTTAAATAAGTGTAAAACGAATTACTTGGAGGTTAGGAATGAAGAGATTATAAAAAGACAGGAAAGTGTCGGTGCAGTAACACGTTCTGAGTCTCGAAggcaataattctttttaatagtagggAAAATGAATcacgaaacgataaaaatagCGGAAACGCGTCGAATTATATTGCCTCGGGGTGCAGCAAATAAACGTCCCCGCGAATTAAGAACAGTTACAGCCGTTCAAGCCTCTATAATACCGATTTACGCGACGTCCCTCCATTTTTCAAACGATCACGCCGTGACACAGCACCTCAAATTGGCTTTGCCcagtaattaattttctaaaagtTCATAAGAACCAGAAACGTCTAAGCCAGTCTTTCCTAAAGAATCTTTAACAAAAGATTTTaagatagaattttatattatattatattatattatatatataattatatattaattatattatttattttatattatattaaattaatattatattaagtttGCATTATGATAAATAACCGATACTGATTGCCAATTCCCATtctcttctcctttcttcttcaattattatttaaaaaattcgaacaagattttaaatcaatttctgACCATTTTTCAGCCACTCTATAATTTTCCTAcaataaataatcaataaacAATTGATAATCAACCATTAAAATTGCGGTAATTTCTTAATTCCAGTtaccttcctctttcttcttcaaCAATTATCGCGTAAAACATTCAGAAATGAACTTTCAGTCActtcaatttgaaaaattcggTTACTTGAGAGACACTGGATCTGTGTTGCACCTCGTGTCGTCAATGTTCCGAGGTTCCTGGAAGGAATTGCGGGATTTATGCCCGCTGGTCGAAAGTATTCCCGCTAATTACCGCAGGAGACGAAGATTTATGGAATTTTTCGCGACTAAGCTCGCCAgcaataattaaaatagatCGGAACGTGGAAACAGTAAATTGTAACAGCCGCCACCCCCGCCGATGGATGGAATTTACTCAGGCGATACCGCGAAATCGCGGACCTCACAATACAGGCGCCAAGGAAAACTCGTTCGTTTTCGTACGGAGCAAAAAGACATCGAGAATTATTCCGGTGAAGTGTATAGTGCCGTGTAAACACATTTTCGAAGGCGAATGGGAAGCCCCGACGTGCTCTCCTGGTTTATTTCAGAACGGTCGAAAGATTTCTGATAGTCGAGATTGTTGCTCTAGTTGAAGCctggaaaagaagaaatatttcagtCGATATTTGGCGATGAAGGAAAGAAAATCGTTATTGGATAGTTTATTGGtaggaaaaatagagaaaaagagaaaggaaaagatgcGACACCGATGAAGAATTTTGGTAGAAGATTtctgttaaataaaaaaatcttttaattattcatCATTAATCATCAAGAAGAAATAATGTAGCAAAGAAGAGACTAAATTGGGGTTGATAAAGGACAGGAAGAAATAAAGTAGCAAAGAAGAGACTAAATTGGGGTTGATAAAGGACTTTGTTGTAAACTTCTTCTTTAACTTTATCTAAAACTAAAAATTCATCCAATGAATTTCTTTAGCgcggattttaattaaaatccagCCGAAGTTGTCACATTGATAAAAGAGGATCAAGACTCTAAACAGAGAAGAAagctatatttctttttataaacattAGAAAATATTCACTATATCATTTCTCATACAAAAATACCTAAAAATCAGTTAGCCTCGACCAAAAGtaaaaattcattcatataaCGAATTTCTTCGGCGTGGGCTTTAATTAAAATCAAGG from Bombus terrestris chromosome 16, iyBomTerr1.2, whole genome shotgun sequence encodes the following:
- the LOC100651979 gene encoding protein brambleberry isoform X2; translated protein: MVYIRLLVLLLMSITCEGDYASVFKWIWGKDTDDTTVLVADGVPLISIPYESMTEDEKFLQEAAKFTEIQVSSPLETCQHKVIMKIKTSCSGLSEEQLAKLSVNLLNCQSAVEGRKIFPCTEEMSLKQCTTDMDADMWNAYHLMSNRARAVCYAARSTQFRALTELTVNKLMQTAHTQIKTLSSLKEGQDRLEEQTVEALSSLSDGNKALLEQQKRLKDAQASAHNLVTTNLRELNNEKALIRSGHAQLAAMADDIRKKLEEANKNLEQQAIERSENHKEILEDLLNIQLQAQLIWDKIESSTDRIFAQHEAALVQYEQTLQKLGQINDTIQYIWNITNTMHTEIDEKLNWLTNYIGDTGEQMHRIYRISLHIIYLLFAMIIAAFLHAPLLTRITILGLVPLNLVSFLKHGMDACLDFVSMSVLIFLITMMHFLMVGIQRLFGARRRETRSDPIQTINRNSHVNSTAEYVSSSYITLSRHLSISFYTNLKRSTRKIYSFVRYQINRSIREIAKILFIITSKSIQVCPKIIHTLNIQI
- the LOC100651979 gene encoding protein brambleberry isoform X1 is translated as MVYIRLLVLLLMSITCEGDYASVFKWIWGKDTDDTTVLVADGVPLISIPYESMTEDEKFLQEAAKFTEIQVSSPLETCQHKVIMKIKTSCSGLSEEQLAKLSVNLLNCQSAVEGRKIFPCTEEMSLKQCTTDMDADMWNAYHLMSNRARAVCYAARSTQFRALTELTVNKLMQTAHTQIKTLSSLKEGQDRLEEQTVEALSSLSDGNKALLEQQKRLKDAQASAHNLVTTNLRELNNEKALIRSGHAQLAAMADDIRKKLEEANKNLEQQAIERSENHKEILEDLLNIQLQAQLIWDKIESSTDRIFAQHEAALVQYEQTLQKLGQINDTIQYIWNITNTMHTEIDEKLNWLTNYIGDTGEQMHRIYRISLHIIYLLFAMIIAAFLHAPLLTRITILGLVPLNLVSFLKHGMDACLDFVSMSVLIFLITMMHFLMVGIQRLFGARRRETRSDPIQTINRNSHVNSTAEYVSSSYITLSRHLSISFYTNLKRSTRKIYSFVRYQINRSIQKFSSLIQAITSWSKQRLIPREELTCSYTSSRRNREDLVYNYEQEHPSMSEDNTYFEHSNLTNESNGSIDNPDLLLDANDLRRRLNRIENSASRSSYSRQQSPSRSISSTSSKVICNGITLSGRRCRSYAIGGPYCSKHSF
- the LOC100652101 gene encoding uncharacterized protein LOC100652101 is translated as MVRSKENVEKVRTSQRSYMELRSMSRRSPPYTHNEQRFMNSQNACTTKKQNGLSKIKVEEEDNSTTVIVRDVCVFPKCKYFVYPVCGFLICFLCIVWISLVFPYPMHASCIVKWKFGDPCKYVMQKFRSQILNWSSCVNCGPRGGRCLYTLKEPKPSESNIIKAIHLAPNLKITETIKIDFDEINKTCVATGESVSNEWFRIFDYGTNYCNLHNLVTEIGFDKSSKFLELTTNAVCTQYNMAVCD